The Pricia mediterranea genome includes a window with the following:
- a CDS encoding prolyl oligopeptidase family serine peptidase, which translates to MKKLIVVAAMANLLMACQSESQKQNIAVNYPDTKRVDSTDTYFDTEVKDPYRWLEDDRSAQTEAWVKAENEVTFGYLEEIPFRDALRNRLEKLWNYEKLGSPFKEGDYTYFYKNDGLQDQYVVYRQKNDAAPEVFLDPNTFSDDGTTSLAGLSFTKDGSLAGYLISEGGSDWRKAIVIDTETKEIVEDTLTDIKFSGLAWKGNEGFYYSSYDKPEGSELSTKTDRHKLYFHKLGTSQQEDRLVYGGGPDEKHRYIGASVSEDQRYLTLSAATSTSGNKLFIQDLQDPNGQLVPIVGDTDSDNYLIDNVGSKLYIVTNRDAPNKKIVTVDAAEPSPDNWKDFIPETENVLAPSTGGGYFFTEYMVDAVSKVMQYDYEGKMIREIKLPGVGSASGFGGKKEDTEFYFYFTNYITPGSSYKYNVKSGEYELYWKPDIDFNPDEYESKQVFYTSKDGTKIPMIITHKKGLELNGKNPTLLYAYGGFNISITPSFSIANTVWMEQGGIYAVPNIRGGGEYGKKWHEEGIKMKKQNVFDDFIAAAEYLIENNYTTSDYLAIRGGSNGGLLVGATMTQRPDLMQVALPAVGVMDMLRYHTFTAGAGWAYDYGTVEDSQEMFHYLKGYSPVHNIEAGTEYPATLITTGDHDDRVVPAHSFKFAAELQHKQTGDNPVLIRIETNAGHGAGTPVSKTIEQYADIFGFTFYNMGFGELPNQSILKKFKD; encoded by the coding sequence ATGAAAAAATTAATTGTTGTGGCTGCCATGGCCAACCTGCTTATGGCCTGTCAATCCGAATCCCAAAAACAGAACATCGCAGTGAACTATCCCGATACCAAAAGAGTCGATTCCACGGATACTTATTTCGATACCGAAGTAAAAGACCCCTACCGCTGGCTCGAAGACGACCGAAGTGCGCAAACCGAAGCCTGGGTCAAGGCCGAAAACGAAGTGACTTTCGGTTATCTGGAAGAGATTCCCTTTCGCGATGCCCTGAGAAATCGGTTGGAAAAGCTCTGGAATTATGAGAAACTGGGCTCCCCCTTCAAGGAGGGGGATTACACCTACTTTTACAAAAACGACGGCCTGCAGGATCAATACGTCGTGTACAGACAAAAGAACGACGCGGCCCCGGAAGTGTTTTTAGATCCGAACACCTTTTCCGATGACGGAACCACCTCCCTTGCAGGCCTGAGCTTTACCAAAGACGGATCCTTGGCCGGATACTTAATTTCCGAGGGCGGCAGCGATTGGCGCAAGGCCATCGTTATTGACACCGAAACCAAGGAGATTGTCGAAGATACCCTGACCGACATCAAATTCAGCGGGTTGGCATGGAAAGGCAACGAGGGTTTTTACTATTCCAGCTACGACAAGCCCGAAGGCAGCGAACTCTCGACGAAGACAGACCGGCACAAGTTATATTTTCACAAGCTGGGCACCTCACAACAAGAAGACCGATTGGTATATGGGGGTGGTCCCGACGAGAAGCACCGGTATATTGGGGCTTCCGTGAGCGAAGACCAACGTTATCTGACCCTTTCCGCGGCCACCTCGACCTCGGGGAATAAATTGTTCATTCAAGACCTGCAAGACCCGAACGGACAACTCGTTCCCATTGTTGGGGATACGGATTCGGACAACTACCTCATCGATAACGTCGGTTCGAAACTTTATATCGTCACAAACCGCGACGCGCCGAACAAAAAAATAGTTACGGTCGATGCCGCGGAGCCCTCACCTGACAACTGGAAGGATTTTATCCCGGAAACCGAAAACGTGCTTGCCCCGAGTACCGGGGGCGGCTACTTTTTTACGGAATATATGGTCGATGCCGTATCCAAGGTGATGCAATATGATTATGAGGGCAAGATGATCCGGGAAATAAAGCTTCCTGGGGTCGGTAGCGCATCCGGATTTGGGGGCAAGAAAGAGGATACGGAGTTCTATTTCTATTTCACCAATTATATCACTCCGGGATCATCCTACAAATACAATGTGAAGAGCGGCGAATACGAGCTTTACTGGAAACCGGATATCGATTTTAATCCTGATGAATACGAGTCGAAGCAGGTATTTTATACCTCGAAGGACGGAACGAAAATCCCCATGATCATCACCCACAAAAAGGGATTGGAGCTGAACGGTAAAAACCCCACCCTCTTGTACGCCTATGGAGGATTTAACATCAGCATCACTCCCTCTTTCAGTATAGCCAACACCGTTTGGATGGAGCAGGGCGGTATCTATGCCGTACCCAACATCCGTGGCGGAGGCGAATACGGTAAAAAATGGCATGAGGAGGGCATCAAAATGAAGAAACAAAACGTTTTTGATGACTTTATCGCCGCAGCCGAATACCTGATAGAAAACAACTATACGACATCGGATTATTTAGCGATTCGCGGTGGAAGTAACGGCGGGCTCTTAGTGGGGGCAACGATGACGCAACGACCCGATTTGATGCAAGTAGCGCTCCCCGCGGTCGGGGTGATGGACATGCTGCGCTATCACACCTTTACGGCCGGGGCTGGCTGGGCCTACGACTACGGTACAGTGGAAGATAGCCAGGAAATGTTCCACTACCTCAAAGGCTATTCCCCCGTGCACAATATTGAGGCAGGTACCGAGTACCCCGCCACGCTTATCACCACCGGCGACCACGACGACCGGGTCGTACCCGCCCACAGTTTTAAGTTTGCGGCCGAGCTGCAGCACAAACAGACAGGCGACAACCCTGTTTTGATTCGTATCGAGACGAACGCCGGTCACGGGGCCGGGACCCCGGTAAGCAAGACCATCGAGCAGTATGCTGACATCTTCGGGTTTACTTTTTACAATATGGGATTCGGGGAATTGCCGAACCAGTCGATATTGAAAAAGTTCAAAGATTAA
- a CDS encoding ABC transporter ATP-binding protein produces the protein MLHLDHVSFSYADGVPVLENIDFKVAKGEHVSIIGESGCGKSTLLKIVYGLLHIEIGEVHWNNVQVMGPSYNLVPGEPNMKYLSQEFDLMPYTTVKENVGEFLSVFEPEEMQFRIQELLDMLQMTDFADTKVRHLSGGQQQRVALARVLAQEPEVLLLDEPFSHIDNFRKNQLRRNLFGYLKRKNITILTATHDPLDILPFADRIMVLRDRNIIATDTPKKLYEHPKDLYIASMFGEANKIPVNIVKSYADTKRRIIVYAHEFKVSDQSGLEVIVKEAFYMGHHYMIVAAYEGQDVYFHHHSPFDSGKVVFLNVSIETLNQRIPDILS, from the coding sequence ATGTTACACCTAGACCATGTTTCGTTTTCCTATGCCGACGGTGTACCCGTATTGGAGAACATCGATTTCAAGGTGGCCAAAGGGGAACATGTTTCGATTATCGGAGAAAGCGGCTGTGGTAAAAGTACGCTCTTAAAAATTGTGTATGGTCTGTTGCACATCGAAATCGGCGAGGTACATTGGAACAACGTCCAGGTCATGGGGCCTTCCTACAATCTGGTGCCCGGGGAGCCCAACATGAAGTACCTCTCCCAAGAGTTTGATCTGATGCCCTACACCACGGTCAAGGAGAACGTCGGCGAGTTTCTCTCCGTTTTTGAACCCGAAGAAATGCAGTTTCGTATCCAAGAGCTCTTGGACATGTTGCAGATGACCGACTTCGCCGACACCAAGGTTAGACATCTCAGCGGAGGGCAGCAACAAAGGGTGGCCCTTGCCCGGGTGCTGGCCCAAGAGCCCGAGGTCTTGTTATTGGATGAACCTTTCAGCCACATCGACAACTTTCGAAAGAACCAATTGCGCAGAAATCTGTTCGGTTATTTAAAGCGTAAAAATATTACCATACTAACCGCCACCCACGACCCCTTGGACATCTTGCCCTTTGCTGACCGGATCATGGTGTTAAGGGACAGGAATATCATTGCAACGGATACTCCCAAAAAACTTTACGAACACCCCAAAGACCTGTATATCGCCTCCATGTTCGGGGAAGCAAACAAAATACCCGTCAACATCGTAAAATCATATGCCGACACCAAACGCAGAATTATCGTATACGCCCATGAATTCAAGGTTTCAGATCAATCGGGACTCGAGGTAATTGTGAAAGAGGCCTTTTATATGGGACATCACTACATGATTGTCGCGGCCTATGAGGGACAGGATGTTTATTTTCACCACCATAGTCCCTTCGACAGCGGGAAGGTCGTTTTTCTGAACGTTTCCATCGAGACCCTTAACCAAAGAATCCCGGATATTTTATCATGA